ACTATACATGTAGAGGCAGAAGTGAAAAAATGGGGTCATCCTGCTTCCATATTTGAGTTCCTGGTGGGCCCATGTGAACGCTGCCAGAGGATCTGAAGGTAATGTGACTTTGTCTATAGTATGGATGAGACAGACTGCAGGGTCGCGCTATGGAGAGTCAGTGCTTACATAATGACACCTTTCACAAGGCAGTTCAAGAAAGTGCCCAAACTTGGCACTGGCATTGAATTGCTCGTGTTCAGCCTTGGAGTTTAAATGACCTGCATGTTGGTTTCTAGCCCCCCACCCTGCCTGTGCCTCCCTCTCATGGCCCCGTGTTGTGCTGCTGTGCTCTCTCTCTTTTGGCTTTCCTCTCTTTTCTGCGGCCTTCCCCCTCTCTTTCACTTAATCCATCATTGgcgacaaaaagaaaaacatcattttttttgctcattttgaaAAGAGTGGGAAGGCTGTTAagtatttattgtttgttttgtttttagagtTGTATGTTATCTGCCATTTTTGCTCAAAAtgtatagatatacagtataattaatCCTATGATGGCAATTAAAATGACAATCAATTACTgcttacaataaaataatgaataacaTTATTTACTGGGATGCGCAGCAAGTCAGTACATTCCATACATAAAGATAACATCTCAGTATATTTTAAGTAATTGATATTTTTCATCATTACTACATATTCTGAATGTAATTACCggtaaatataaatgttttattatacatAAGTATAATGAGTCTACATCCAGCTGCTTTTACTCAGAACTGGGTGTTAGAACCAGTTAAGAGGCCAATTTGTAATAATGACAGTTAATATTGAGAAGACGGTTCATACCTGCTGCATGGTTCGCTCCTGCATCATCTCGTTGtgctttgtgtgcgtgtgcatggcTCCTCCTCAGGCCTGAAGACCATCGTGGGTGCCCTCATCCAGTCTGTCAAGAAGCTTTCGGACGTGATGATCCTGACCGTCTTCTGCCTGAGCGTCTTTGCACTCATCGGCCTGCAGCTCTTCATGGGAAACCTGCGCCACAAGTGTGTCATCTGGCCCATCAACGTCACTGAGAGCTACCCGCCCAACGGCAGCAGCAGCTTTGACTGGGACGAGTACATCATGAACAAGAGTGAGTGGAGGCCAGGCTTTGCTGGCGGTGAGCTGGCGTGGCAAACTCTGAGTACGAGTCAGCCAATATTCTGGAACAAGaaaacaatatgtcattttggcACCGGGGAGACAAAAAgaattgatgtgaaatgagcTGAATTGAAAATGCATGAGCAGGCTGAAGTTAGAAAGTGGCCTGAATGAATTGACGGACATTTTGCAGTATAAACAAATCCTGATGTAATAGAATATGCCTGGAATGAGTCATTGTGCCTCTGTTGTGTATTCTCTTCAGCAAACTTCTACTTCCTGCCTGGCCAGACAGATGCTCTTCTCTGTGGGAACAGCTCAGACTCTGGGTGAGTGTCTTCTTGCCCTTCCTAATTCTACCAATACCTGACTTTGTTCATCCATGTGCCTGCAATGGGATGAGATTGCAAGTAAATAGTGCTGAGTCATTCGGAGTCCTcattccctccctccctccctcagcCGCTGCCCGGAGGGCTATACATGCATGAAAGCTGGGAGGAATCCAAACTACGGCTACACCAGCTTTGACAGCTTTGGCTGggccttcttggctctcttccgACTCATGACACAGGACTTCTGGGAAAACCTTTACATGCTGGTAAGCTGGACATGTCCACCTTTATCCTTATTTCAACTGGAGGCTAATGACAAAGAAGCTGCAGCAGCACAGTAGTCAATACATTGATTGAAAGGTCGATAGAAAATTAACCTGAGTACATTTTTATGAAGCCAAAATGACATTCTTGCTTTCCtctatatacaaatataaataaatatataaatataaataaatatatatttagatataaatatacacacacacacacatacatatacatatatatatgcatatatatatatatatatatatatatatatatatactcgcCAAAGACATTCATGTGATTGACTTGCTGTGGCAATTCCTGGCAGGGAAaagccaaaagaaaaaaaaatatatccattAACTTTTAACTGTCATGCCAATAAGTAGTTGGAGGTTTGGTGCTTCAAGCAAACAGGCCTCTCTCGTGCAAATGGTTAGGGTTGATTGTCACATTATGCAATAgcaaaataattatttacattCTCTTCCAATGTCTTTCCTCCTCCATGTTAAAGTATTCAATGAGTTCATGCAAAGTCAGAAAGAATacaatgacacacacaagcattatTCAAAGGGACTGACAGCTGGCTGAAGATGCAAttgttttcaaccaaaaaatacaagaacaccatcaccagctagcatatgttaccaatagtggtttaaaagaacagattgtacaaaaaatgtctatatttctcccaattacaaaataaactgcataaaaaagtGTCATAAATATTTGTTTGACCCAATAAAATAACTTCTTGGCGTTCATGTCACTCAGGGCTGTCTGGTATTCACGTAGATGTCGTAGCGTGTCGTAGCGTGTTTACATTCATGTTATAACAAtaagctatacattcaatgatagctaacgtgaGTAGCTAACTTTGCCAAATAGataatgcatgtgcatgtgttacgTCTAGAGGCTTTActtactcaaagcaggaagacgGAGGGATATAATGCTTTCAGCAGATTTGATGTTGGTGTCCTCTAAGGCAGCTTGGTAACCCATTGCATACAGTCTCTTTAAGAGCATACATGCTGCACATACTGCATGTAGTTTCTGCATCAGAAAAATGGTGGATCAGTTTGCTCACCTATAGCTGGTTGCTGCCAtcctgtctgtctatctgtctgtatGCACAATAGCGCTCTGAAATGGCGGAGTTGCCTCCACATGCAAGTGCAAGGAAGGAAGTATAAAATATTAAGTGCGCAGGATTGGCCAATGAGGGAGATGAGACATGACGGGAACATCCCAGCTCCGACTTTCTATTTTTGCTCCTGACTTTGCTGACATTCAGCTCCATACAGCAGCCCTCCTATCAATAATGGTTATATGCAGCCATGTTGGGTCCTAAATGTTGAGCACCCACGTTGGTTCATGCTACACCTTCAGTGTGGGTGAATGTATTTATACAGACTGCTTGAAAGATGCTGTGTTTTGTTGTATACACATCTCAGTGCTACATGTCAACCGCATTCATTATTGATGAGAGAGGGAATTTTCTTTTGAATATCCCACAGTGTGAGGAAATATGTTACATTTTAATTTCTAATCAAGCTTTCTCCCTTCTTATGTATTCATTCTCCCTGCAGACCCTGAGGGCGGCAGGGAAGACCTACATGATCTTCTTTGTGTTGGTGATCTTTGTGGGTTCCTTCTACTTGGTGAATCTGATCTTGGCTGTGGTGGCCATGGCTTATGAGGAGCAGAACCAGGCCACCATGGAGGAGGCTCAgcaaaaggaggaggagttcAAGGCCATGCTGGAGCAGCTCAAGAAACAACAGGAAGATGCTCAGGTAATTGTATTAAAATATCATCCAAATATCCATGAAATTTTCAAATTTACTGtattactgaaaaaaaaagtcaagcacATTGTTATTTCTTTATTAAGTCCAATTACAGTTATTTACTTGAATTCCagaacaaaaagagcatcccatGCATACATTTTTTGGTTATTATTTGTGCAAAATggccaaataaataacaataacatgttttattttaaacatgcttTGATAGATTTCTATGTTTCTCATGTTtatcacatacatacatacgtttGTTAAGCATAGTACATTGATTTGGTCTGAGCTGCAACCTTAAAtatttctgtatgcggcccttggtggaaaaagtttggacacccctgtgttaagTCATCGTtatgttgtgtttatgtttcttgttAGACTGCAGCCATGGCGACCTCGGCGGGAACAGTCTCAGAGGATGCAGTGGAGGACGATGGAGGAGGGCGCCTCTCGTGCAGCTCCTCAGAGATGTCCAAGCTCAGCTCCAAGAGTGCCAAAGAGCGGCGCAACCGCAAGAAGAAATGGCGGCAGAAGGAGCAAGAGAAGGAGAAAGGTGACAGTGAGAAGTTTGTCAAGTCCGAGTCAGATGACGGTAGCAAGAGGAGCCGCTTCCGTTTTCCTGATAACCGCCTGGGACGAAAGTCTTCCATTATGAACCAGGTAAGAACAAAATCTTTCTAAACACTGGCGTGGACATCGTCCTGCAACTCATATTGTGAGATTTGGGGTTATGGCAATATTCCTCTTATGtgattctgtgtgaaaggcacaggTCAATAACTGCTGGAGTTGCTATTTACTGCTCTTCATGCCCCAGTTTTGCAGGAACTCTGTCTGATAGAGGCTTATCTGTCCAATGTGATAACGTTGGACAAAAATTCCCCTAATTAATTCAATATATGAATGAAATTGAAATAATGAAATACTCTCAGAAGTAATGAATTacataaatgtttcattttgcaTTGCAAAGCGTGTttctaaaatgtacagtatgaggAAAACCCTGAATCAATTCAAGCTCAGACAAAAAAAGTCTTACATGTGTTGTTTCAGATGTTGTGTATTGCATGTGAAGTGGCTCATGAGCGCAGATGAGTGAGTAATGTGGCGACAGGAAAATATTCCTTAAAATGATCAGTGGTTCATATTAGCAGTGCTGTTGCAGCTTGGTGTGGCAAACAGAAGAACATATAGTGGCCAGATGTGTTGAAGCACACGTCCAGGCGCTGAATAATTCACAGTGATTACATGAATGTTTCAGAAGGTgcaattctgcagctttgcaaCGGCCTCTCGTTGGCTCCGCCAGCTCTCATGTTGTGTATAGTGTGGGCTTTAACAAGCAGCAAAACAAGACATGCAGGCTTTATGTAATGTGACATGTTTGCTTGCAAATCTCTGTTAACTTTACATTCAGCAATAACAGTGACCAAAACACCTGATTCCATCTCAGCTGCTGTTATTTACTGGGAGGTTTTATTAGAAGCTGGATCGATAGTTGGCATCTGCACAGATTGACGTCATCATGACTCTTGTTCCTCCCCAATGCTATTTTGGTTATTCTGTGTGACCTTGGCAAGCGTCAGATATCACTGACCCAATTTTCTCCTTCTTGTTTATTAAGTCACATGACTGCTTCAGCAGAACGTGCCTCCTAGGGGAGCACTGCATAGCGTGTTGCATTCAATTTCCTACACCCCAAAGACGCATCCATTCATCGATTTTCTGTACCATTTAACCTGCCCGTGGTCACGTAGGgagcaggagcctatcccagcctacATCAAACAGTCTGTTTGGTAAACGGTGTGACATCATAGCAGCATGACACACTGGAACTTGCCAATTAATGAATTACCTGTCAAACACATGACTGACACACAGAAAAAGACTCATATTCACACAAATGGGTAATTTAAAGACTACTATTACtgtaacatgtatgtttttggaccTTGCAAGCACAGGGCACCGACCTTCAAGTTGTGTTAACGACCCTTGCACTGTATTGCTCTTTATCCTGATGATCCAACTGATTCTATTGATTGTAATTTAGAAGTACCCTCATTTTCTTCTCACCCGTAtatcttcttcctgctcctgtcTAGTCCCTTCTCAGCATACCTGGCTCACCCTTCCTGTCCCGCCACAACAGCAAGAGCAGCATTTTCAGTTTCAAGGGCCGCGGAAAGGACGTGGGTTCAGAGAACGAGTTTGCTGATGACGAACACAGCACGGTAGAGGAGTGCGAGGAGCGCCGGGGCTCCCTGTTCAGCCCGTACCGGCGGAGCAGTTACAGTGGCTACCACGGCAAGAGAAACAGCACGGTGGATTGCAACGGCGTTGTGTCCCTCATCGGCCCTGGGCCCGGTGGACGCCTTCTGCCTGAGGTGAAAATAGATAAGGCAGCTACTGACGACAGTGTAAGGAAGTCAATGAGTAGACCTATCAAGGCATGGCCCCTCCGTCCCTCTCGTTCGTTCCTTTCTTTCTGATCTGTCATTTTTGCAAGTCCGTATGTATCTCTTGGCTCAGCGCTCGCCCCGCTCGTCTCCCCTCCCCCAACGCCTGCAGTGTATGCTGCCCTCCATAGTTAAGCAAGGAtggagacatactgtacatacatcgcATTGTAATCATGTTGAAGGCAGCCTTCAATTTGATAGGTTAGTAAAACTAGTACTGCCACTGACTTCCAGGCAATTTTTGTGTTTGACTAATTGATATGAATGTCAGTGTATGGTGCACAAATACTTAAGCAAAGCTATTGAAACccgacattttttttcattagttttcTACTGCTTCTCAATTGACATTTACATAGAAGTGACAAAACACAATTCCTTTTGACAAACAGCCTACAAAGATGAGTTATCATGCTCCACTGTGTCAATGTGTTCCTCCTCCAGGCATTCAGGGCCTCTGCAAGCCTGTGTGGGTAGCTCTACAGTAGGTGGTGGAGGAGACGGCAGAGAAACATTTTTATCTGCTTCCCTAATGCATAGATCACATCTCAAAGCAGATAGAAAAGTACCGCACACACCATTCTATCAGGCCTTGATAACAATAAAAGAAACACAGGAGGGCTgctgtccttgttcgtcttgaCCTTTCTCTGTTTTCCTAACTTTCTCAGATTAGCGCTACTAGATTGAATTAGTAGTGTGATGATGACAGTTAGCATGGTAGATCCAGAGCAGAAAAAGCATGACTAGTAAGTAGAACAATGGCTATGTTGTCTGTAGAAACCTGTCCTCCTTTTTGACTTGGAGCATGCTCATGCATGACAACTGGACTGACATGATCAACTCACtttcattttctctcttttcaatttttgctattTAAATGATAGTAAGATATAGTAAGTGGTAATCAGTATGCAAGCAAAAGTAGCTGCAATCTAAAGATTATATTGCAATGCAATAATGCCTCTACCATTGCATAAAAGGCCTGTAAATACGTTCTTGtagaagcagcaaaaaaaaattattgaattCAGACAAACTATTAAAAATGGCATAGGTAGTCTTGAACTCGACTGCATGCATTTACAGCATCCAAAATCCGTCCCTTAACCAGCATTGAGACAAACAAATTAATCATGCCCTGATGCCTGCCCACAGTAATCTGAATCTCAACTACTTTTTACTGCCAATGCTGTTGTGCACTTCCCTCCGCCTGCCACCGGTGGCAATGTGGGATGGTGTTCATGTCCTCTCCATGGGTGCTTGATTCTTCCTCTCCTCCTGACAGCCAACTACTGAGGTTGAGGTGAAGAAGAAGCTGTCGGGCTCCCTGATGGTGTCTGTGGACCAGCTCAATACCTCCTTTGGGCGGAAAGAGCGGGCCAACAGTGTCATGAGCGTCATTACCAACACACTAGTGGAGGGTACTGCCTCTTTAACCCAGCTTTTTAACTTGTTTTCTTACTATTCTTTAACTAGGGCTGCTCTCATTGGTTGGTTAGTTTGACATGAATTTCCTGCTTATCTGCTTTGCATAACCCAGCAATAtcagatacatacatacaattattttatcattGAAGACCTTTGCATGCAGTTAGCTTCAATCACGCAGGTATGTTTGGTTGTGACCTTTTATCCACACTATGTCTtcagaactggaggagtctcAGCGCAAGTGTCCGCCATGCTGGTATAAGTTTTCTAACACATTCCTCATATGGGAATGCTCCCCCACTTGGTTGAAGATCAAGGAGATTGTCAACCTGATTGTCATGGATCCCTTTGTGGACCTGGCCATCACCATCTGTATCGTCCTCAACACGCTCTTCATGGCCATGGAGCACTACCCCATGACCCCTGACTTTGAACATATGCTGTCTGTGGGCAATCTGGTaagtgttacttttacatttaCCCCCCTGCCCCCACCTCTACACCCgcttccctgcactggttgggAGGACGtgcttttgtgttgccataGTGGAACGAGCTTGTTTCTCCGCTGGTTGGCTGACTAGTGGGAGGATTGCATTAATATTTCATGAAACCTGATCGATGAGCCACTCCAAGATGTTGCCTGAATCATAGCTTGGCTAACTCAACATGACCTTTTCCATCATTAACAGTAGTTGTACTAGTGTACTGTGTCCCGAAGAAAATGTCTAAGTGGAATTTTAGCTAATTCACATGTGATAGTTTAAGGTCTTCACTGAAAATCTGCAGATGAGCCCAAACACTCATGCTTTATTTGCACTGCATGCTACTACTCTACAACATTGCTCTACTCACTATTGATAGTTTTCCATTTGCAAAACCAGTTACTCAGAGGTACTGTTTCTGCTACTTCATCAGCCAGTACAAATGATGGTATTACGACATTatggttacatttttcttttttctcctttattGAGTGTTTACTAGGAGTTACCTTAAGAAACACCCTTTTAGACCTATACTGTTAACTTACAAAAACAGATCACTGAATATCATTTATTAAGGGTCCAAGTTTTGAAGGCTCATTTTCAAAATTACACATAATTATATGTCTGcgttctatttgtatttgatatttcattttatgctttattgaTCCCTGGGGGGAAATTCTAGTTTGCACATTGAGGAGAGATGTCAGAATAAGGGGGATGTGACCTTGGCAGTGTGCCATAGCATTTCTCCAGCAGCCAAGTCCTACGTTACTTATTATCATTCGGTGGATCTTGAACCTTGCAGTGCCCAAGCCAAGTCCTTCCAGATTAAGCTACTGACACCACGTTACGAATATTTGCCAAATGGCCAAGCTCAGTAAATGGACTAGCTATCACAACTCTCTATCGTTTCATATCGTTGCACGCCCAGAGAAGAGTTATGTCGAACataacatttgtgtgtgtttttttctgaccTTAACTCCTTCCAGGTCTTCACTGGAATCTTTGCAGGGGAGATGATGTTCAAGCTGGTGGCTATGGATCCCTATTACTACTTCCAAGAAGCGTGGAATTGTTTTGATGGCTTCATCGTGACGCTGAGTTTAGTCGAGCTGGCTCTGGCTGATGTCGAGGGTCTGTCTGTGCTGCGGTCGTTCCGATTGGTAAACACTCATTTTCGGTCTTCCCTTTAGCAAAACCTAATTGAAACATCCTGTGGAAATATGCTgtatgtctcaatgttttggtACCGCTGAAATATCCAGACTAATTTGCTTTCCTCACGCCATTTTCCAGCTGAGAGTGTTTAAGCTGGCCAAATCATGGCCGACTCTCAACATGCTGATCAAGATCATCGGTAACTCAGTGGGGGCCTTAGGGAACTTGACTCTCGTGTTGGCCATCATCGTCTTCATCTTTGCCGTGGTGGGCATGCAACTGTTTGGCAAAAGTTACAAAGACTGCGTGTGCAAGATTGACGCCGACTGTGAGCTGCCACGATGGCACATGAACGACTTCTTCCATTCCTTCCTGATTGTCTTCCGGGTGCTGTGTGGCGAGTGGATTGAGACCATGTGGGACTGCATGGAGGTGGCAGGCCAGGCCATGTGCCTCATCGTGTTCATGATGGTCATGGTCATTGGTAACTTGGTGGTAAGTGTCACTGGAGAGATGCTTCAGAAGATGCTGACAGATCTGTCGCTTACCTTTTTCTTTTGCTCCATGTCCAAAGGTGTTGAACCTGTTCCTTGCCTTGCTGCTGAGCTCATTCAGTGCTGACAACTTGGCTGCAACGGACGACGACGGGGAGCTCAACAACTTGCAGATTTCTGTCATGCGCATCAAGAAAGGTATTGCGTGGATAAAAGCCAAAATGCGTCTGCTAGTGGCCAGTTTATTGAGGAAACCGCCGATGGAGGATGAGCAGAAGCCTTTGGATGACATGTATGACAAGAAGCTCAACTGTATTGCCAACCACACTGGGGTGGACATCAACCGAGAACTGGACTATGCAAAGAATGGTAATGGGACCACCAGTGGCATTGGCAGCAGCGTGGGCAAGTATATGATCGATGAGGATCACATGTCGTTCATCCACAACCCAAACCTGACCGTCTGCGTGCCCATTGCTGTTGGGGAGTCTGATTTTGAGAACCTTAATACGGAGGACTTCAGCAGCGAGTCGGACAATGAAAACAGCAAAGAGGTTCGTACTTCTGTTTGATATGGTATGCATCATTGACATGTACTCAAGTACTTTTTGACACCCTCTGTTAGCatgcagtcatgtgaaaaaaatgagaaCAACTCATTTATGGTGGCCCctgtgggttgtgctcaaaatgctttagaAGACATGctggcatacatgtaatacagtcaATGACTTGAGGGCAATTAGTTGCTACGTCTTgcccgtgcccctgcaaagacagtttgcttgatggcagccatgtttttcaaccaaagttcaaatttcacagaCACGTTTTTCTCAGTACATTAAGGGTGTGTATCAAATTTGTTGATAAGCTGAACACCCTGAAGTTACGGTAGATGTTTTGTAGAGCTgtatgagaaatttcaagtcaatctgtCTTATGAGGCCAAACTTTGGAGTTTAAAAACAGCGCCACCGTGGTGTGTATTTCTCAGAAAAGTAGGcgtgcatgttttgccaaattttcatacttttgtgtgcagcagttcagaaGTAGAAGCGTTACACAAACGCAAACAAACCTCATAGGCGTGTCTTACTTTTGTCACATAACTCTCCTAAAGGAAAAGTAGAGTCCGTTAGAGTTCAAGTAGAGCTGTACACATTGCTTTCAATTCACTGGACAGAGAATCCTATCTTAAATACAATAACTCAAGTATGGTCAAACCTCGATTTTCGTATGCCTCAGTTTGCcctgtattatattatatattctttATCACGAAATTAAGTGCCCGGACAAAGTGCCCCATGGGTTGCCGACTCACTGTTGATGCATGTTtcattgagtgtgactgctaaataacccgccatggggccagaGAAAGTTTGAGAaactttgatgaagaaggtgagaaacaattAAATATGATGTCTACAGGATGTACGGAaggtgtattttttgttaatatttttggatgcccaaacgcctccctggtgaggtgttccgagcatgcccagccgggagaaggccccggggcagacctaggacatgctggagggattatatctcacagctggtctgggaatgccttggtgtcctcccggtggagctggaggaggtggccggggaccgggaagtctgggcttcctactgagactgctgcctccacgacccagacccggataagcggagaaaatggatggatggctagatggaacagattaattggatttacattatttactatgggaaaaattgcctcgtttTTTTTGgacgttttggttttcgtctgaccttttgtaACGAATTAATACCAAACAACAAGATAGTTGGTGGCCAAGCTGGCAACGTGAATGAAATAGATACAGTACTTATTGTGAGTGGTTTTGTGTTCAATAGTGTTGTTATGGTGTTCATTTCAATATGGATTTTTGATGAGCTTGAGGGTATTTTCCTCTTGGAGATCAAATAATGTTTACATTCTCTAACAGACTGTTCATAAAATGTATGTGTTTAGgaaacctttcatttttttttcagttttttcacaCTTAAAACATCTGTGTCTTTGCAGCTGGATGACACCAGCTCATCCGAGGGAAGCACTATTGACATCAAGCCAGAtgtggaggaggtggtggtggtggagacGGTGGAGGAATACATGGAACCAGAGTCATGTTGGACAGATGGTGAGACCACTGCTCCCATGGCACACATTACCTCAGGTCCACAGCGCCGAGACTCCCTTGGGCAGAATGAAAATGATAGGGCAGCTGGGTGAAGGACAGTTTCATTATAAGGGGTTACTCAAGCATGGTGGCTATTTATCATCTCTGCCTGACTCTCTCTCACCACTGATCCCTAAATGCCCTCAAGATATTTGTGCATCATGAATACTGTTAGCCCTGAAtggaagagtttttttttaggtgaacACGTGGTCATCTTCCACTTACATTCACAATTCCTGATTTGGTTTAAGAATTACCTTGGTAATATAGTCACAGTTCTTGAGATCTCAACATAGGCCGGTTCAACAGATGGGTCATTAACGGTTTAAATTGAAGTATGTGATACATCACTGTTGTCAACTATGACAATGTTTTTCTTGGTAATTTTATAAGCATACAGTTGCCTTCTTTTACCGTACTGtagattttttattatgtattttaccCATTCCCAGAAGCAGTCAGGAGTTGAGCTGTCTAATTAATTTGACCTATTTATCCATGCCATATTTAAAACCACATGCTGAGGTATGAGGCGCGCAATCAAGCAAGAAAATGGCACCATCCCGCTGAAACTCTTGTAATCTGCAACTTAGTACAGGAATGAATCCTGCTTTAACATGGCTgatcactgattttttttttttttttcacaaaaattaaaTCCTAATCTCCCCCTGTGTACACTTGTGTGTAGCGTGTGTTGCCAAGTACAAGTGTTGTGATGTTGACATCACCCTGGGATGGGGGAAGAGCTGGTGGTTCTTGAGGAAAACTTGCTACCTGATTGTGGAGCACAACTGGTTCGAGACTCTCATCATCTTCATGATCCTCCTCAGCAGTGGAGCCCTGGTGAGTGGTGTCTCGTGATCAAGTTAGAACAAAGATAAATGTACAATGTGGTGTGGCGGTGAGGTGTCAAAAAAAGACTGGTGTCGCTATCTTCCTGCTGGGGAGGTGCCCTTAATTAATGCACTGTAACATTTATGATTATCAGATGGGATGCGAGGCTTGTCCCAGAGCACGTCAAATGCTATTTAAATAACAGTAAAGATTTTTGCATATGTGGATTAGCTGTAGTTCTTTAAAATACTGATTTATTTCCCCTGTGAATCACTGTTGTGATTTCAGTTGATTAGCAGGATTGTAAATCATTAAGGTGTCTTTCTGCCGGTGATGCATGTGTCCTGTTTCTCCCAAAGGCCTTTGAGGACGTGTACATTGAGCAAAGGAAAACCATCCGGATCATTCTGGAGTATGCAGACAGGGTTTTCACCTACATCTTTATCCTGGAGATGTTGCTGAAATGGGTGGCATATGGCTTTGTCAAGTACTTCACCAACGCTTGGTGTTGGTTGGACTTCTTCATTGTGGATGTAAGTCCATCTCTTGTCTAAATTAGAGCTTTTAGTTGGCCTTCAGCCACACCCTAGTCAACACTGCATTGCAACAGTTAGTTACTGTGATATATGTAGTATAACAGCATAACAGCaagctatttttaaaatattgatatataatCCAATGTGTTTCGCTTCCTACTCCAGTAGTTACCCGTACCATAAATTAGGTTAGATTTTGACGTATTAGGTACTGTTTATATGTATAAAGGCATGGCTTTTATATGGTATAAGGACTGTGTTTAAAAAGACAATCCTGCAGTCTGTCCACAGTCCATTAAGTGGACACATGCCTTTTACTTCCCAATCCCTGTTGATATACCTGGTTTGCCCCTCCGAGAGGCTTCAATATGTGCAACAATGCTCTTGCTTGTAATGGTGGCAAAATTATCATTGCATAGTCTGTTGCCTTGCAAGGTGAAATGAAATGCTTGATGCAACATTaagtatgtttacatgcagtcaaagaAACCCTGTCATAAACGGAATATTAGAAATAACTCGGTTGCGCacagccatgtaaacaccaataacccttttgaaaaaacggaatatgcCCATCCCGA
Above is a genomic segment from Dunckerocampus dactyliophorus isolate RoL2022-P2 chromosome 1, RoL_Ddac_1.1, whole genome shotgun sequence containing:
- the scn8aa gene encoding sodium channel, voltage gated, type VIII, alpha subunit a isoform X3 produces the protein MAAPLLAPPGPDSFKRFNVESLVALEQRINEEKNKKPPKQDSSYRDDDDENKPKPNSDLEAGKSLPYIYGDIPKGMVAVPLEDLDPYYLNSQKTFIVLNKGKTIFRFSATPALYFISPFNPVRQIAIKILIHSLFSMIIMCTILTNCIFMTFSDPPEWSKQVEYTFTGIYTFESLVKITARGFCIDGFTFLRDPWNWLDFMVISMAYITEFVDLGNVSALRTFRVLRALKTISVIPGLKTIVGALIQSVKKLSDVMILTVFCLSVFALIGLQLFMGNLRHKCVIWPINVTESYPPNGSSSFDWDEYIMNKTNFYFLPGQTDALLCGNSSDSGRCPEGYTCMKAGRNPNYGYTSFDSFGWAFLALFRLMTQDFWENLYMLTLRAAGKTYMIFFVLVIFVGSFYLVNLILAVVAMAYEEQNQATMEEAQQKEEEFKAMLEQLKKQQEDAQTAAMATSAGTVSEDAVEDDGGGRLSCSSSEMSKLSSKSAKERRNRKKKWRQKEQEKEKGDSEKFVKSESDDGSKRSRFRFPDNRLGRKSSIMNQSLLSIPGSPFLSRHNSKSSIFSFKGRGKDVGSENEFADDEHSTVEECEERRGSLFSPYRRSSYSGYHGKRNSTVDCNGVVSLIGPGPGGRLLPEPTTEVEVKKKLSGSLMVSVDQLNTSFGRKERANSVMSVITNTLVEELEESQRKCPPCWYKFSNTFLIWECSPTWLKIKEIVNLIVMDPFVDLAITICIVLNTLFMAMEHYPMTPDFEHMLSVGNLVFTGIFAGEMMFKLVAMDPYYYFQEAWNCFDGFIVTLSLVELALADVEGLSVLRSFRLLRVFKLAKSWPTLNMLIKIIGNSVGALGNLTLVLAIIVFIFAVVGMQLFGKSYKDCVCKIDADCELPRWHMNDFFHSFLIVFRVLCGEWIETMWDCMEVAGQAMCLIVFMMVMVIGNLVVLNLFLALLLSSFSADNLAATDDDGELNNLQISVMRIKKGIAWIKAKMRLLVASLLRKPPMEDEQKPLDDMYDKKLNCIANHTGVDINRELDYAKNGNGTTSGIGSSVGKYMIDEDHMSFIHNPNLTVCVPIAVGESDFENLNTEDFSSESDNENSKELDDTSSSEGSTIDIKPDVEEVVVVETVEEYMEPESCWTDACVAKYKCCDVDITLGWGKSWWFLRKTCYLIVEHNWFETLIIFMILLSSGALAFEDVYIEQRKTIRIILEYADRVFTYIFILEMLLKWVAYGFVKYFTNAWCWLDFFIVDVSIVSLVANALGYSDLGPIKSLRTLRALRPLRALSRFEGMRVVVNALVGAIPSIMNVLLVCLIFWLIFSIMGVNLFAGKYYFCFNETSEEYFPVDVVNNKTQCEALIHQNFTEVRWKNVKINFDNVGAGYLALLQVATFKGWMDIMYAAVDSREVEDQPDYEVNIYMYIYFVVFIIFGSFFTLNLFIGVIIDNFNQQKKKFGGQDIFMTEEQKKYYNAMKKLGSKKPQKPIPRPQNKIQGMVFDFVTQQVFDISIMILICLNMVTMMVETDDQSDETENVLYWVNFIFIVVFTTEFLLKLFALRHYYFTNGWNIFDVVVVILSIVGMFLADLIEKYFVSPTLFRVIRLARIGRILRLIKGAKGIRTLLFALMMSLPALFNIGLLLFLVMFIFSIFGMSNFGYVKHGAGIDDLYNFETFGNSMIILFMITTSAGWDGLLLPILNYPPDCKLDFENPGTSVKGNCGNPSVGIFFFVMYIIISFLIVVNMYIAIILENFSVATEESADPLSEDDFETFYEIWEKFDPTASQFITFAKLSDFADALEHPLRVPKPNTIELIAMDMPMVSGDRIHCLDILFAFTKRVLGDSGELDMLRQQMEERFVAANPSKVSYEPITTTLRRKQEDVSARIIQNAYRACLIRRGIIFKRHTFTNNKLENGGTNQEKKESTPSTASLPSYDSVTKPDKEKQDDNKEEWAKKEKDKNQKDEWESKC